A single region of the Halorhabdus rudnickae genome encodes:
- a CDS encoding MBL fold metallo-hydrolase, with protein MSTFEITPRGGADEVGRSCYHVQADDRDYFVDCGIKQAQTAEFPTFRGIGPGQIDGVFITHAHIDHIGALPVAEKRGLLADDASIVMTRPTNALTGILLHDSLQIHKQEAEELGRPQEFTSDDVERVLDRVTSVGYDRDHYLNVTYEFGDAAHLLGSAWLVLEFDDRRVVFSGDLGGRSAHLGDIDEPPEADELVLESTYGDTMQHRSFSDARTEVYKRAKQAHADGIPVLIPTFAVGRAQEILQLFREREDDLRGAVDGEPSIVYDGMITESMSVYEVFCQDEFMGESITNYRINSNDAEPFTPDCAWTPETMEERERLLDGESAPIIVAPSGMLTGGWSPYYLRDLARHYDQARVLFIGYQAEGTPGRAIQDTPGDVADVTITALPAAEDYDSETDEFGFQEQEIRVPTAWVHEIGGMSGHAAANDLLEFARGANPLGISLVHGPPAAAAHLREYLDDNTEAEAVQTASHLEAIEVGKSDVITPDVERLLERQDRLEEELASLREDIEAVTNRQ; from the coding sequence ATGAGCACATTCGAGATCACGCCGCGTGGCGGAGCCGACGAAGTCGGCCGATCATGCTATCACGTCCAGGCCGACGATCGAGATTACTTCGTCGACTGTGGTATAAAGCAGGCTCAGACGGCGGAGTTTCCGACATTCCGTGGCATCGGGCCCGGACAGATCGACGGGGTGTTCATCACGCACGCGCACATCGACCACATCGGCGCTCTGCCGGTTGCGGAAAAACGCGGACTGCTCGCCGACGATGCATCGATCGTGATGACCCGGCCGACGAATGCTCTAACGGGAATCTTGCTCCACGACTCTCTCCAGATACACAAGCAAGAGGCCGAAGAGCTCGGTCGACCCCAAGAGTTCACCAGCGACGACGTCGAGCGTGTCCTCGATCGCGTCACCAGCGTCGGGTACGATCGCGACCATTATCTCAACGTCACCTACGAGTTCGGTGACGCTGCCCACCTTCTCGGGAGTGCGTGGCTCGTCCTGGAATTCGACGATCGCCGTGTGGTGTTCTCCGGCGACCTCGGCGGTCGAAGTGCCCATCTCGGCGATATCGACGAGCCGCCTGAGGCAGACGAGCTCGTCCTCGAGTCCACCTACGGGGACACGATGCAACACCGCTCGTTCAGCGATGCCCGGACAGAAGTCTACAAGCGGGCCAAGCAAGCTCACGCTGACGGTATTCCGGTCCTCATCCCGACGTTCGCCGTCGGGCGGGCCCAGGAGATCCTCCAACTATTCCGGGAGCGTGAAGACGATCTTCGCGGCGCCGTCGACGGCGAACCGTCGATCGTCTACGACGGCATGATCACGGAGTCGATGTCCGTCTACGAGGTGTTCTGCCAGGACGAATTCATGGGCGAATCGATCACCAACTACCGGATCAACTCGAACGACGCTGAGCCGTTTACGCCCGACTGTGCCTGGACGCCCGAGACGATGGAAGAACGGGAACGCCTTCTCGATGGGGAGTCCGCACCGATCATCGTGGCGCCGTCAGGGATGCTCACCGGCGGCTGGTCGCCGTACTACCTGCGTGACCTCGCCCGTCACTACGACCAAGCACGGGTGCTGTTCATCGGCTATCAGGCCGAGGGGACGCCCGGACGCGCGATCCAAGATACACCGGGCGACGTCGCTGACGTCACGATCACCGCGCTCCCGGCTGCCGAGGACTACGATTCCGAGACAGACGAGTTCGGCTTCCAAGAACAGGAGATCCGGGTCCCGACCGCCTGGGTCCACGAAATCGGTGGGATGTCCGGTCACGCCGCTGCGAACGATCTTCTCGAGTTTGCTCGCGGAGCGAATCCCCTCGGTATCTCGCTTGTCCACGGCCCTCCCGCTGCGGCCGCTCACCTACGCGAGTATCTCGACGACAATACTGAGGCCGAGGCAGTCCAGACGGCCAGCCACCTCGAAGCGATCGAAGTTGGGAAGTCAGACGTGATCACGCCCGATGTCGAGCGCTTGCTCGAACGGCAGGACCGGCTGGAAGAGGAATTGGCGTCGCTCCGTGAAGATATCGAAGCAGTCACGAACCGTCAGTAA
- a CDS encoding RNA-guided endonuclease InsQ/TnpB family protein, with product MEYRRTAVIKLDTPEGADTHLRETIEQFKYCSNTASEWCWHGDDGYHVTSKAKAEDALYDQLREDTELTANLVQKGIHQAVEAIKSGVERLKDDQDTSRPTFSADTAIYDKRSATFHRNHVSLSTPDGRIECDYILPENPETPPTKYVANEDFEFRRATLHRRDGDWYLHASMFKEDDDTDTTTGHRTVLGVDLGVNQLAVASTGRFWSADEFNHWKREYEKRRGDLQQCGTRAAHDAIAGIERKEEGRFEIFLHRVANEIVAEAVEHDCSHIVFEDLTDIRENVPRASWHHIWAFRRLYEYVAYKAREQGVEAVQVDPRNTSKRCSTCGFTHDDNRHGEDFECQDCGYQNHADYNASKNIGLQYLRRRQNADDGGAPVDVRLNRGTLNVSGEYDLPATSEA from the coding sequence GTGGAGTACCGTCGAACCGCCGTTATCAAGCTCGACACGCCCGAAGGCGCGGATACACACCTGCGGGAGACTATCGAGCAATTCAAATACTGTTCCAACACCGCGAGCGAGTGGTGCTGGCACGGTGACGACGGCTACCACGTCACATCGAAGGCGAAGGCCGAAGATGCACTGTACGACCAGCTACGCGAGGACACGGAGTTGACCGCGAACCTCGTCCAGAAAGGGATTCATCAGGCCGTCGAAGCCATCAAAAGCGGCGTCGAACGACTCAAAGACGACCAAGATACGTCCCGTCCGACGTTCTCGGCAGACACCGCTATCTACGACAAGCGAAGCGCCACGTTCCACCGTAACCACGTTTCACTATCGACACCGGACGGGCGTATTGAGTGCGATTATATTCTCCCTGAGAATCCCGAGACACCGCCGACGAAGTACGTCGCCAACGAGGACTTCGAGTTTCGGCGGGCGACACTTCATCGACGTGACGGCGACTGGTATCTCCATGCGTCGATGTTCAAAGAGGACGACGACACCGACACCACGACCGGGCACAGAACAGTCCTCGGTGTGGACCTCGGTGTGAACCAACTCGCGGTTGCTTCGACTGGGCGATTCTGGTCGGCAGACGAGTTCAACCACTGGAAGCGAGAGTACGAAAAACGGCGTGGTGACCTCCAACAGTGCGGAACACGAGCGGCACACGACGCGATAGCAGGCATCGAGCGCAAGGAGGAAGGACGCTTCGAGATATTCCTACACCGGGTCGCCAACGAAATCGTAGCCGAAGCCGTCGAACACGACTGTTCGCACATCGTGTTCGAGGACCTGACCGACATTCGTGAGAACGTGCCACGGGCGTCGTGGCACCATATCTGGGCGTTCCGCCGTCTCTACGAGTATGTCGCCTACAAAGCCAGAGAGCAGGGCGTCGAAGCCGTCCAAGTAGACCCACGGAACACCTCGAAGCGGTGTTCAACCTGTGGGTTTACCCACGACGACAACCGCCACGGCGAGGACTTCGAGTGTCAAGATTGCGGCTACCAGAACCACGCCGACTACAACGCTTCCAAGAACATCGGCCTACAGTATCTCCGTCGTCGGCAAAACGCAGACGACGGAGGCGCACCTGTAGACGTGCGCTTGAATCGCGGGACGCTGAACGTGAGTGGAGAGTACGACCTCCCCGCCACATCCGAGGCGTAG